A stretch of DNA from Rhodothermales bacterium:
CAGCCTACGGATCGGGCACCGCCATCCTGTCGGTGTCTGATGCCGGGTCGCCACTCGGCCGCGAGATGGCACAGTCGGGAGCCGGGCCCCGCCTGGGGTGGTCTGAAGTTTCCACACTGGGCAGCCTGATCTCCGGCCTTGAACCGGGTGTGCTGAACGGCTGGCGTCAGGCTTCGCGAGCGCGCTCCAGGGCTTTTGACCGGGAAGAGATCATCGACCGTTACGCCGCGTTGATGCGCGAAGCTGTAGACAGACACAGGGTATGAGCGAAATCATTCTTGTTGGCGACCGCATCCTGGTCGATCCGGACTCGGGAGAGCGGCAGACCGAATCCGGACTGGTGTTGCCGGCAAGCGTCGCTGAGCGGGACAAGGTGCGCGGCGGCCGCGTAGTCCGCGTAGGTCCCGGCTACATCATCCCGAATCCTGAGTTTTCCGAGGCGGAAATGTGGGCTCAGAAGCAGGCCGTGCGGTATCTGCCCCTGCAGGCCAAGCCAGGCGACTATGCCTTTTTCCTGCGCAAGGAGGCCATCGAACTCACCTTCCAGGATCACAACTACGTGATTGTGTCGCACGGCGCCATCCTGGCGTTGATACGAGAGGAGCCCGATGACCTGCTTAGCG
This window harbors:
- a CDS encoding co-chaperone GroES, with protein sequence MSEIILVGDRILVDPDSGERQTESGLVLPASVAERDKVRGGRVVRVGPGYIIPNPEFSEAEMWAQKQAVRYLPLQAKPGDYAFFLRKEAIELTFQDHNYVIVSHGAILALIREEPDDLLSGIKPDAEA